In Niveispirillum cyanobacteriorum, the following proteins share a genomic window:
- the hemJ gene encoding protoporphyrinogen oxidase HemJ, translated as MGDYYLWIKALHVISIIAWMAGMLYLPRLFVYHCAAERGSVQSETFKVMERRLLKAIINPAMGGTWIFGIALIAMNPDLMKGQGWLHAKLALVLLMSGVHGVLGKYVRLFANDANTKPAKFFRILNEVPTVLMIGIVILVIVRPF; from the coding sequence GTGGGTGATTATTACCTGTGGATCAAGGCCCTGCATGTCATCAGCATCATCGCCTGGATGGCGGGCATGCTCTATCTGCCGCGCCTGTTCGTTTATCATTGCGCGGCCGAGCGCGGGTCGGTGCAGTCGGAAACCTTCAAGGTGATGGAACGCCGCCTGCTGAAGGCCATCATCAACCCGGCCATGGGCGGGACCTGGATTTTCGGCATCGCCCTGATCGCCATGAACCCCGATCTGATGAAGGGTCAGGGCTGGCTGCATGCGAAGCTGGCACTGGTCCTGCTGATGTCGGGCGTGCATGGGGTGCTGGGCAAATATGTGCGGCTGTTCGCCAATGATGCCAACACCAAGCCGGCCAAGTTCTTCCGCATCCTGAATGAGGTGCCGACCGTTCTGATGATCGGCATCGTCATCCTGGTGATCGTGCGCCCGTTCTAA